The following proteins come from a genomic window of Pirellula staleyi DSM 6068:
- a CDS encoding FHA domain-containing protein yields the protein MLTSANFGSNSASTLLGPPAAELLLRVRHPQHDGHVIRLRSSKCTIGSAEGCTLRLRAPGIRPLHAWILRSGASSVLICKTPDVQLNGRAVLEAVIAAGDTLKIGRIELEVLASEVAASPRELPSPQPLPPAFAAAVARADRSRLKRVLDVARQLKSSVTSEKSRIESRDTDLAQLRSHVHTALTQLTESQKQHAADQSTWNEERQQLRTTLRNLETSLGDARTQNSLLREQMTEAQRRAEEALQKLTAHDASREQQLTQTRSELSQLALQSQKFATERAELQKQADSLQQELSRARCESVEHTTELSQLVSSLRLQLESALAQQGSQADATEVQLQELRRNLALTQQQLASRDEQIALLQEELESSRGSMMTQQFLPAVPTPEVESEELLQLRQQLEHMSLERDTQSQRASATEEELRDARQRAAELEDRIELLENRLASAEQEHLELLEAQQQAAHSPVESVIPAGLACTLPASEVDPDTVAREAELVQLRMQLTETAEQVAQLESQLEAQLQARRIDREEAEARLEQLMAAHRESDAEAQRVLEELRAQLIDAQTEQANVTAELTQRLLSTEATAELLRTKLADAEHELAARAAAEIASEHAAPAISHRSSEVDSVMMTAPLSSLDLDSIRSPQAVDEFHGLSSTWQFPTRGPVSDADDHHAWQDEVAAAESSEMTQPEALDVPAENPCVTMPCPPNLAHEAASGNMNSEMESEVDAETPAQDVESVLARLMNSGVWKSDAIDSPAQPQVAESLETQHLPPVEEEPSVDNFFAAHRGEVLEAEHQVDSAGEEALPKSSITDESLHNEAHSLRAQFFGSDVEESLENRPFSQHEGAGLHQPISTGTDEFGPSSSIAPVVPGLDREESIEAEVPVEMVQQRPASNDSWRNRLLELQREDDEEAERTARGLPSLTPSVAPAPLASHDLPSLAPQTSPAKTGGGPGDEDESIEDYMARLLKRVRGDGGNEPQTASKFKPAATPTPVAAPIAATAPIEPVLPITSEEFIPRCAAPEQTCDLAAMRELANSAARSAISSHAKKSRGQTGRSRLWLTAVAGAMAVGCIAWGALSASLLFIGAGLGCLLLTGILGASSFVGVIDKMRLPPPSVAKHEAKPALIDKLTETDEIPTK from the coding sequence ATGCTCACCTCTGCCAACTTCGGTTCGAACTCTGCTAGCACCTTGCTCGGTCCCCCTGCAGCCGAACTTCTTTTGCGTGTGCGACATCCTCAGCACGATGGTCACGTCATCCGGCTGCGCTCGAGCAAATGCACCATCGGATCTGCTGAAGGTTGCACCCTGCGCCTCCGAGCACCAGGAATTCGACCCCTGCATGCCTGGATCTTACGAAGCGGTGCTAGCAGCGTGCTGATCTGTAAGACACCCGACGTGCAGCTGAATGGCCGAGCTGTTCTCGAAGCTGTGATAGCGGCTGGTGACACACTGAAGATTGGCCGGATCGAGCTCGAAGTGCTAGCTAGTGAAGTGGCTGCGTCGCCGCGCGAACTTCCTTCACCACAGCCGCTCCCTCCAGCATTTGCCGCAGCTGTAGCACGCGCTGATCGCTCGCGACTCAAACGAGTGCTTGATGTAGCACGTCAGCTGAAGAGTTCGGTGACCAGCGAAAAGTCGCGTATCGAATCTCGCGACACTGATCTGGCCCAGCTTCGCTCGCATGTTCATACGGCACTGACGCAGCTCACCGAGTCACAAAAACAACACGCCGCTGATCAATCGACTTGGAACGAAGAGCGTCAGCAGCTGCGCACTACATTACGAAACCTCGAAACGTCGCTTGGGGATGCCCGCACGCAGAATTCACTGTTGCGCGAGCAAATGACCGAAGCGCAGCGTCGCGCAGAAGAGGCTCTTCAGAAACTCACGGCCCACGATGCCTCGCGCGAACAGCAGTTGACGCAGACACGCAGTGAATTGTCGCAGCTGGCTCTACAGTCGCAAAAGTTCGCGACCGAACGGGCTGAGCTTCAAAAACAGGCTGATTCTTTGCAGCAAGAGCTTTCGCGTGCCCGCTGCGAATCAGTGGAGCACACCACCGAGCTCAGCCAACTCGTGAGTAGTCTTCGATTGCAGCTGGAATCGGCACTTGCCCAGCAAGGCTCGCAGGCCGACGCCACGGAAGTACAGCTGCAAGAGTTACGCAGAAATCTCGCTCTCACACAGCAGCAGTTGGCTTCTCGCGACGAGCAAATTGCATTGCTGCAAGAAGAGCTGGAAAGCTCACGCGGCTCGATGATGACGCAGCAGTTCCTCCCCGCTGTCCCTACGCCTGAAGTCGAGAGCGAAGAACTTTTGCAGCTCCGCCAACAGCTCGAGCACATGAGCCTCGAGCGCGATACGCAGTCGCAGCGTGCCAGTGCGACCGAAGAAGAGCTGCGCGATGCTCGTCAGCGTGCTGCTGAACTTGAAGATCGTATCGAACTCCTCGAGAACCGCTTGGCTTCGGCCGAGCAAGAGCATCTCGAACTGCTCGAAGCTCAGCAGCAAGCCGCGCATTCTCCTGTCGAATCGGTGATCCCAGCAGGTCTGGCTTGCACACTGCCTGCTTCAGAAGTCGACCCTGACACCGTGGCACGTGAAGCAGAACTCGTGCAGCTGCGCATGCAACTTACCGAAACTGCGGAACAGGTTGCGCAGCTTGAGTCGCAGCTCGAAGCCCAGTTGCAAGCTCGACGCATCGATCGCGAAGAGGCCGAAGCACGGCTCGAGCAGCTGATGGCAGCTCATCGTGAAAGTGACGCAGAGGCTCAGCGAGTGCTTGAAGAGCTTCGCGCTCAGCTGATCGATGCGCAAACCGAACAAGCAAATGTGACGGCCGAATTGACACAGAGGCTGCTATCGACGGAAGCCACTGCGGAACTGCTCCGGACCAAGCTTGCCGATGCCGAGCATGAACTGGCTGCCCGCGCTGCTGCTGAAATTGCCAGCGAGCATGCCGCACCTGCGATCTCGCATCGATCGTCCGAGGTCGACTCGGTGATGATGACTGCCCCACTCTCGAGCCTAGATCTCGATTCGATTCGTTCACCTCAAGCGGTTGACGAGTTCCATGGTCTTTCGAGCACTTGGCAGTTTCCCACACGTGGTCCCGTCAGCGATGCTGACGATCATCATGCATGGCAGGATGAAGTCGCTGCGGCTGAATCGTCGGAGATGACTCAGCCAGAAGCTCTCGATGTGCCAGCCGAGAATCCCTGTGTCACCATGCCATGTCCACCAAATCTGGCTCACGAGGCTGCTTCTGGGAATATGAATTCCGAAATGGAATCAGAAGTCGACGCCGAAACACCAGCCCAAGATGTCGAGAGTGTCCTGGCTCGTCTGATGAATAGTGGCGTGTGGAAGTCGGATGCGATCGATTCACCAGCTCAGCCGCAGGTCGCGGAGTCACTGGAGACACAGCATCTACCACCTGTCGAAGAAGAGCCCTCTGTCGATAACTTCTTTGCTGCACATAGGGGGGAGGTTCTCGAAGCCGAGCATCAGGTCGACTCTGCTGGCGAAGAGGCTCTCCCCAAAAGTTCGATCACCGACGAATCGCTTCACAACGAAGCACACAGTTTACGAGCGCAATTTTTCGGAAGTGACGTCGAGGAATCGCTAGAAAACAGGCCGTTTTCGCAGCATGAAGGAGCCGGGCTCCATCAGCCGATTTCGACAGGCACCGATGAGTTTGGGCCATCGTCGTCGATCGCACCGGTGGTGCCAGGATTGGATCGCGAGGAGAGCATCGAGGCCGAAGTACCAGTTGAAATGGTGCAGCAGCGCCCCGCTTCGAACGATTCGTGGCGGAATCGACTGCTCGAACTTCAGCGAGAAGATGATGAGGAGGCTGAGCGCACGGCGCGGGGACTACCCTCGTTGACTCCATCTGTAGCTCCAGCGCCGTTGGCGTCCCACGATCTTCCAAGCCTTGCGCCACAGACATCACCTGCAAAGACGGGTGGTGGTCCGGGTGACGAAGATGAATCGATCGAAGACTACATGGCACGACTTCTTAAGCGGGTGCGTGGCGACGGTGGCAACGAACCTCAAACGGCCAGCAAGTTTAAACCTGCTGCCACACCAACTCCAGTTGCTGCTCCAATCGCTGCGACAGCGCCGATCGAACCTGTGCTGCCGATTACCTCGGAAGAATTTATTCCCCGATGTGCCGCTCCCGAACAAACGTGTGACCTTGCAGCGATGCGCGAACTAGCAAACAGTGCTGCGCGAAGTGCAATCAGTTCGCATGCCAAGAAGAGTCGCGGTCAAACAGGGCGCTCACGGCTCTGGCTCACCGCTGTTGCCGGTGCGATGGCTGTAGGCTGCATCGCTTGGGGCGCTCTCAGCGCATCGCTCTTGTTTATCGGAGCTGGCCTTGGCTGCCTGCTCCTCACAGGCATTTTGGGGGCTTCATCGTTCGTGGGTGTGATCGACAAAATGCGATTGCCACCTCCCAGTGTAGCGAAGCATGAAGCCAAGCCAGCGCTTATCGATAAACTCACAGAAACTGACGAAATCCCCACGAAATAG
- a CDS encoding TIM barrel protein, translating into MSDKPSVILSGFGDEAANAKTAEQQFAAFAALGLQYYSLRFIDAGNGIKNAMQLTKSEITKIRHLEDEYGLNVATLGSPIGKVKLLDIDDGTKNRYVPFKKYLNDEVKRACDLAHAFETKLIRGFSFYHPKGTDAQDHLPQVVDQLGQIAEMCHRSDLTFGLEVEANLVGQTGDLLAQIHKQVDHPAMLLIFDAANLSTQGFSSSEVFDQYEMMKKGLGWMHIKDYRHPQRLARTTHVDEEALKHFVPCDRGDGGHEAILRDLKSIIPTLEKKLKKRGIPGVILDLEPHLKGGGQFGGFSGPDGLGVALRALCKVLDYVGVDYHLRDYDDVVVARGL; encoded by the coding sequence ATGAGCGATAAGCCGAGTGTCATTCTCTCTGGATTTGGCGATGAAGCAGCCAATGCCAAAACGGCCGAACAGCAGTTCGCAGCCTTTGCGGCTCTGGGCCTGCAGTACTACTCGCTACGCTTCATCGACGCTGGCAATGGCATCAAAAACGCCATGCAGCTAACGAAGTCCGAGATCACCAAGATTCGTCACCTCGAGGATGAATATGGCCTGAATGTGGCGACCCTTGGCTCGCCCATTGGCAAGGTGAAGTTGCTCGACATCGACGACGGCACGAAGAACCGCTATGTGCCGTTCAAGAAGTATCTGAACGATGAAGTGAAACGAGCCTGCGATCTAGCCCATGCTTTTGAAACGAAGCTGATTCGCGGCTTTTCGTTCTATCACCCCAAAGGGACCGATGCCCAGGACCACTTGCCCCAAGTGGTCGATCAACTCGGCCAAATTGCCGAGATGTGTCACCGGAGCGATCTGACCTTTGGACTGGAAGTGGAAGCCAACTTGGTGGGTCAAACGGGGGATTTGCTCGCCCAAATTCATAAGCAGGTCGACCATCCTGCGATGCTGCTAATTTTCGATGCAGCAAACCTCAGCACGCAAGGCTTCAGCAGTAGCGAAGTTTTCGATCAGTACGAGATGATGAAAAAAGGACTCGGCTGGATGCACATCAAAGACTATCGCCACCCACAACGTTTGGCTCGAACCACACATGTCGACGAAGAAGCGCTCAAGCATTTTGTTCCATGCGATCGGGGGGATGGTGGTCACGAGGCCATTTTGCGAGATCTGAAATCGATCATCCCCACGCTTGAGAAGAAGCTGAAGAAACGTGGTATCCCTGGGGTGATTCTTGACCTCGAACCGCATCTGAAGGGTGGCGGACAGTTCGGTGGCTTTAGTGGTCCCGATGGACTGGGAGTAGCCCTTCGCGCGTTGTGCAAAGTGCTCGACTATGTCGGTGTCGACTATCACTTGCGTGATTACGATGATGTGGTTGTGGCCCGCGGCCTGTAA
- a CDS encoding glucosamine-6-phosphate deaminase, which produces MKIDIAPTKVELGLRAATDAADTLRRAISARGRAVAIVATGASQFDTLAHFVAADGIDWSLVTFFHLDEYVGLDATHGASFARYLRERLVEKLPQAPAAFHYLSGLGAPAAECARLKQLISQEPTIDLAMIGIGENGHLAFNDPPADFETTEPYLVVSLDEACRKQQQGEGWFPTLDDVPTHAISMSVRQILKAGNIVCSVPDERKAQAVKGSVEGPISNLVPASILQTHPSMTLYLDPPAASLLTSK; this is translated from the coding sequence ATGAAGATCGACATCGCTCCGACCAAAGTCGAACTCGGCCTAAGGGCCGCCACCGATGCCGCCGATACCCTCCGCCGGGCAATCTCCGCGCGAGGTCGGGCCGTGGCCATCGTGGCGACCGGTGCTTCCCAGTTCGACACCCTGGCCCACTTCGTCGCCGCCGACGGCATCGACTGGTCGCTGGTCACGTTCTTCCACCTCGACGAGTATGTTGGCCTCGATGCCACGCACGGTGCCAGCTTTGCCCGTTACCTCCGCGAACGCCTTGTCGAAAAGCTGCCACAAGCTCCTGCTGCTTTTCACTACCTGAGCGGACTCGGTGCTCCAGCGGCCGAATGTGCCCGCCTCAAGCAGTTGATCTCGCAAGAACCGACCATCGATCTGGCCATGATCGGCATCGGTGAAAATGGTCACCTGGCGTTTAACGACCCGCCAGCCGATTTCGAAACCACCGAGCCCTACCTCGTTGTGTCACTCGACGAAGCTTGCCGCAAACAACAGCAGGGGGAAGGTTGGTTTCCGACGCTCGACGATGTTCCAACCCATGCTATTTCCATGTCCGTGCGTCAAATCCTGAAGGCAGGCAACATCGTTTGCAGTGTTCCCGACGAGCGAAAAGCGCAGGCTGTGAAAGGCTCTGTCGAAGGACCGATTTCGAATCTTGTTCCCGCTTCGATCTTGCAAACGCATCCGTCGATGACTCTCTATCTCGATCCCCCTGCCGCTTCGCTCCTAACGAGTAAGTAG
- a CDS encoding thiamine pyrophosphate-binding protein, whose amino-acid sequence MSRLEVMPESVPATPNHRPPRALNIGEYLIQRLQDYGLRDLFGIPGDYILSFYAMLEKSPINVVGCTREDCAGFAADAYARVHGMGAVCVTYCVGGLSVCNSIAGAYAEKSPVVVITGSPGLEERVNNPLLHHKVRDFRTQIEVFEKLCVASAELIDPLVAFREIDRVLDACYRFKRPVYIEIPRDMVEVVPQISQTFHRVTAEVDTQAADEAADEAATLLSKSQKPMILAGVEIHRFSLQDKVLALAEQMQVPIAATLLGKSVVPERHPLYAGLYEGAMGQEEVTKLVEESDCVLVLGAFMTDINLGIFTANLDPTKCIYVTSEQLRIRHHHYHGVPLDDFLARLAARKPTPKPRAVPAVLQEPKKPFVLESDRPIEVRRLIHRLDEQIDDQTIVIADIGDSLFAATELTIHQRTEFLSPAYYTSMGFSVPAALGAMTARPDARIVVICGDGAFQMTGMETSTIVRNGLAPIIIVLDNHGYGTERFLHEGEWKFNEIHPWKYSKLPLLLGGGTGYEVRTEGEFDAALQSAWSDRTGMSIVHVHLFEGDASLPLKRLAERLKQRV is encoded by the coding sequence ATGTCTCGACTCGAAGTGATGCCCGAGAGCGTGCCAGCGACGCCGAATCATCGGCCGCCTCGAGCTCTGAACATCGGCGAATATCTTATTCAGCGGCTGCAAGACTACGGGCTCCGCGACCTGTTTGGCATTCCGGGCGACTATATCCTGTCGTTCTACGCGATGCTCGAAAAAAGCCCGATCAACGTCGTCGGTTGTACCCGGGAAGACTGCGCTGGATTTGCTGCCGATGCCTATGCCCGGGTGCATGGCATGGGGGCTGTTTGCGTCACCTACTGCGTGGGTGGGCTGAGTGTTTGTAACTCCATTGCCGGTGCCTATGCCGAAAAATCACCGGTGGTGGTCATTACCGGATCGCCAGGACTGGAAGAGCGCGTCAACAACCCGCTGCTGCATCACAAAGTCCGCGACTTTCGTACGCAAATCGAAGTGTTCGAAAAACTATGTGTCGCGTCGGCTGAACTAATCGACCCACTCGTTGCGTTTCGAGAAATCGACCGGGTTCTCGACGCCTGCTATCGCTTCAAGCGACCGGTTTATATCGAAATCCCTCGCGACATGGTCGAGGTGGTGCCGCAGATCTCGCAAACCTTTCATCGCGTCACGGCAGAGGTCGATACCCAAGCGGCTGACGAAGCTGCGGACGAAGCTGCCACGCTACTCAGTAAATCGCAAAAGCCGATGATCCTGGCCGGGGTCGAAATCCATCGGTTTAGTCTGCAAGACAAGGTCCTCGCTCTCGCCGAGCAGATGCAGGTTCCGATTGCCGCCACCCTGCTGGGCAAGAGTGTCGTTCCCGAACGTCACCCGCTCTATGCGGGGCTCTATGAAGGAGCGATGGGGCAAGAGGAAGTGACCAAACTGGTCGAGGAAAGTGACTGTGTTTTGGTGCTCGGTGCGTTCATGACCGACATCAACCTGGGCATTTTTACGGCCAATCTCGATCCGACGAAGTGCATCTATGTGACGAGTGAACAGCTGCGAATTCGTCATCATCACTATCACGGTGTTCCGCTCGACGATTTCCTCGCCCGGCTCGCAGCTCGCAAGCCGACTCCGAAGCCGCGGGCTGTACCGGCCGTGCTGCAGGAGCCGAAAAAGCCTTTCGTTTTGGAGTCAGATCGTCCCATCGAAGTGAGGCGGCTGATCCACCGACTCGACGAGCAGATCGACGATCAAACGATTGTGATCGCTGACATCGGCGATTCGCTCTTCGCAGCTACGGAGTTAACGATTCATCAGCGGACAGAGTTTTTAAGCCCAGCCTACTACACATCGATGGGGTTCTCCGTGCCCGCTGCACTCGGTGCAATGACGGCGCGACCCGATGCACGGATTGTTGTCATCTGCGGCGACGGTGCCTTTCAGATGACAGGGATGGAAACTTCCACCATTGTTCGAAATGGACTCGCGCCGATCATCATCGTGCTCGATAACCACGGTTATGGAACCGAGCGATTCCTGCACGAAGGGGAGTGGAAGTTCAACGAAATCCATCCCTGGAAGTACAGCAAACTGCCACTGCTTCTCGGTGGCGGAACGGGCTATGAAGTCCGCACCGAAGGAGAGTTCGATGCTGCTCTACAAAGTGCCTGGAGCGATCGGACAGGGATGAGCATCGTGCATGTCCATCTCTTCGAAGGGGATGCAAGTTTGCCCCTCAAGCGGCTCGCCGAGCGACTGAAGCAGCGAGTCTAG
- a CDS encoding tetratricopeptide repeat protein, producing MNIRRKLFFALLVAGSTTLVGCKSGSMFGFGKSSPTVASSAPDVGKANYNGLSQQFTSSGTAVGGNTSGNVGLGGSKPPSSDNFIVAGWKKTTSAVSGAFSSKPNGDVTEDPVSLSTKPKKVGPDVYVAAARLLENQGKFEEAQAQYDKALKVSPKDLNTLVSLARMYDRQGQSAKAVELYRKAIAAHPESGMAYNDLGLCYARQKDLPQSMANLHKAVELQPANVKYRNNLATVQVEAGRADEAIKTLSAVNPQAVAHYNVGYLLEQKGNAQGAAQHMARAVELDPSMQAAREMLAKLEGSMSEGQLPVAQMQQQAAAMMARAPQYQAYQPQQSSAPVYQPAPAAASGTTYSPAPYQMAPPTIEGAPYSSNFSGASYAQPSYEGQQQSHEEEVAPELEEPTSSEPAKSIPIPSFHISDDDAASESQADDEAPVASDE from the coding sequence GTGAACATTCGCCGAAAACTCTTCTTCGCCTTATTGGTCGCTGGCTCCACCACGCTGGTCGGCTGTAAGAGCGGATCGATGTTTGGCTTTGGCAAATCTTCACCAACGGTCGCCAGCAGCGCACCGGATGTCGGCAAAGCCAACTACAACGGCCTCTCGCAGCAGTTCACCTCGAGTGGAACCGCTGTCGGCGGCAACACCTCGGGTAATGTTGGACTCGGCGGCTCCAAACCACCATCCAGCGACAACTTCATCGTCGCCGGCTGGAAGAAAACAACCTCGGCTGTATCAGGTGCGTTCTCTTCGAAGCCCAACGGCGACGTCACCGAGGACCCAGTTAGCCTGAGCACTAAACCGAAAAAAGTTGGCCCCGACGTCTATGTCGCTGCGGCTCGCCTGCTCGAGAACCAAGGCAAGTTTGAAGAAGCACAAGCGCAGTACGACAAAGCGCTGAAGGTTTCTCCCAAGGATCTCAACACCTTGGTGAGCCTCGCTCGTATGTACGACCGGCAGGGGCAATCCGCTAAAGCCGTAGAGCTTTATCGCAAGGCAATCGCCGCTCATCCCGAGAGTGGCATGGCGTACAACGACCTGGGTCTGTGCTACGCTCGTCAAAAAGACTTGCCACAGTCGATGGCCAACCTCCACAAGGCTGTTGAACTTCAACCTGCCAACGTCAAGTATCGCAATAACCTGGCGACGGTTCAGGTGGAAGCTGGCCGCGCCGACGAAGCCATCAAAACGCTGTCGGCAGTGAACCCGCAAGCCGTGGCACACTACAACGTCGGCTACCTGCTCGAGCAAAAGGGAAATGCCCAGGGGGCTGCCCAGCACATGGCTCGGGCGGTGGAACTGGACCCATCGATGCAGGCCGCTCGCGAAATGCTGGCGAAGCTCGAGGGGAGCATGTCCGAAGGCCAACTTCCTGTTGCACAGATGCAGCAACAAGCTGCTGCAATGATGGCCCGTGCTCCGCAGTATCAGGCCTATCAGCCTCAGCAGTCCTCGGCACCGGTCTATCAGCCAGCCCCCGCTGCGGCATCCGGCACTACGTACTCGCCCGCTCCGTACCAAATGGCCCCGCCGACCATTGAAGGTGCTCCTTACTCGAGCAACTTCAGCGGCGCATCGTATGCCCAGCCAAGCTACGAAGGGCAGCAGCAGTCGCACGAGGAAGAAGTCGCTCCCGAACTAGAGGAACCGACCTCAAGTGAACCAGCGAAATCGATTCCGATTCCATCGTTCCACATCAGTGACGATGACGCTGCGTCCGAGAGCCAAGCTGATGACGAAGCCCCAGTTGCGAGCGACGAATAA
- a CDS encoding DUF1559 domain-containing protein — protein sequence MPFHCKLSLYKHPRSGITIVELVVVIAILGILLALLLPAIQSSRVKAMEAVCKNNLHQLNLAMGQFCQATHELPVPVAPGQIGGWKVAIMPYLEQGNFRNTIPAGASVTDAPKEIYSQPIIMRCPVRARLTQKTTAAVESAHYVLVPDGGRDSFMLFDAPVDLEVPWLSGPEMDYGAIVARQGPHHDGFFYASGGQQGISFMLHGERVLTNR from the coding sequence ATGCCTTTCCATTGCAAGCTTTCCCTTTACAAGCATCCCCGCTCTGGGATCACGATCGTGGAACTCGTCGTGGTGATCGCAATTTTGGGGATACTGCTGGCATTGCTACTCCCTGCCATTCAGTCCTCGCGCGTGAAGGCAATGGAAGCGGTCTGTAAGAACAACTTGCATCAGCTCAATCTGGCGATGGGGCAGTTTTGCCAAGCAACCCACGAGTTGCCAGTTCCTGTCGCTCCGGGACAGATTGGGGGCTGGAAGGTCGCGATCATGCCCTATCTCGAGCAGGGAAACTTCCGCAATACGATTCCCGCAGGTGCTTCTGTCACCGACGCCCCGAAAGAAATCTACTCACAGCCGATCATCATGCGGTGCCCGGTCCGAGCAAGGCTCACACAAAAAACTACTGCGGCTGTCGAGAGTGCTCATTATGTGCTGGTGCCCGACGGTGGGCGCGATTCATTCATGCTGTTCGATGCTCCGGTCGATCTCGAAGTCCCCTGGCTATCGGGTCCGGAAATGGATTACGGGGCCATTGTGGCCCGTCAAGGGCCGCATCACGATGGTTTCTTCTACGCGTCGGGTGGACAGCAGGGGATTAGCTTCATGCTTCACGGCGAACGTGTGCTGACGAACCGGTAG
- a CDS encoding HAD-IIB family hydrolase — protein sequence MSLAELPQTERSISPTNDRWLIVSDLDGTLLGDTASLEILRDWLASCRDKIDIAYASGRLEYSIRQAIDEYALPTPVATASGVGTEIHWYGASTRLPSWPQVGLGSWSATCIREILAELRSLVLQPELNQSAWKVSYYAHDLSAAELKSIEYLLTSHDLEVDLIYSSARDLDVLPRGIHKGSAAKLIAETMNVPPQRVIVCGDTGNDRAMFGQGFRGIVVGNAQPELAAVQCPATYHATAHYAAGVLEGISHWMSRA from the coding sequence ATGAGCCTTGCTGAACTACCCCAAACAGAGCGAAGTATTTCTCCAACTAACGATCGCTGGCTGATTGTGAGCGATCTCGACGGCACACTTCTGGGCGATACAGCATCGCTCGAAATCTTGCGCGATTGGCTCGCCAGTTGTCGCGACAAGATCGACATCGCGTATGCCTCGGGACGACTCGAGTATTCGATTCGACAGGCCATCGATGAGTATGCCTTACCTACGCCAGTCGCGACTGCGAGTGGCGTGGGAACTGAAATCCACTGGTATGGAGCGAGCACGCGTCTGCCGTCGTGGCCTCAAGTTGGGCTGGGTAGCTGGTCGGCGACTTGCATTCGCGAAATACTTGCGGAACTTCGATCGCTTGTTCTTCAGCCGGAGCTCAACCAATCGGCGTGGAAGGTGAGTTACTACGCGCACGATCTCAGTGCCGCCGAACTAAAGTCGATTGAGTATCTGCTCACATCGCACGATCTCGAAGTCGACTTGATCTACAGCAGCGCACGCGATCTCGATGTCCTGCCACGCGGCATTCACAAAGGTTCAGCCGCCAAACTGATTGCCGAGACGATGAACGTCCCGCCCCAGCGCGTGATCGTCTGTGGCGACACTGGCAACGACCGCGCGATGTTTGGGCAAGGCTTTCGGGGCATTGTCGTCGGCAATGCACAGCCGGAACTCGCCGCAGTCCAGTGCCCAGCGACCTATCACGCCACTGCCCATTACGCTGCCGGCGTTCTCGAGGGGATTAGCCACTGGATGTCGCGCGCTTGA